From one Musa acuminata AAA Group cultivar baxijiao chromosome BXJ2-6, Cavendish_Baxijiao_AAA, whole genome shotgun sequence genomic stretch:
- the LOC135614167 gene encoding protein CHUP1, chloroplastic-like isoform X2: protein MDVETGKAAGDGDRRSSRRMALVVRGKRDVKPVLVEIAIAFALSFAGFIASQLWRRPRLPIRPRCPQSSSPGGAEPESSGKNSGGCLQEELRILKSEEDLGEIIDGVSMIGLSPTSYNSGDDEGFLLHEFNDFVMQEFEVKSKELETARNITVPEKPDTTEEIVMEQEIASLRELVLSLREKERSLELRLLDYQGVKEQEAAMGELENRLKISAMEAKLYILKIDSLQADNQRLKSQLSDYSRVISELDCSREKIKHLKKKMESDRDEAKDIIASLHQSINSLQHREQKDVKTDAEIKRKLKRLEELEDECIELRTINSMLVNENSCLSRELETAKMIVSSVHEDAKMEGLEEANHLRKVNDKLMEDIEQLQTDRCTDVEELVYLRWVNACLRYELRNYQPPLGKTVARDLSKCLSPKSEEKAKQLILEYANLGADEKSLNLFEVDSECSSSSQASAGEPEDTPTDASSAITHSSSNKLKLLSKLKKLVLGSGNRGKRASAADRTPSSVNSDTRASASICSIDDAIARDSYDSSPSRMIEDVAAANLLAGTEAQAVEGQRNKNVFSQINSRHSLDIQRLQRLDLEEAREEEEICRDATAFI from the exons ATGGATGTGGAGACGGGTAAGGCGGCGGGGGATGGCGATCGGAGGAGTAGTCGGAGGATGGCGTTGGTGGTGAGAGGGAAGAGGGACGTGAAGCCTGTGCTCGTCGAGATCGCCATCGCCTTTGCTCTCTCCTTCGCCGGCTTCATCGCGTCCCAGCTCTGGCGCCGCCCCCGGCTTCCCATTCGTCCGCGATGCCCTCAATCCTCGTCCCCAG GTGGTGCAGAGCCGGAAAGTAGTGGGAAAAACAGTGGCGGTTGCCTCCAAGAGGAACTCCGCATCCTGAAGAGT GAAGAGGATTTGGGGGAGATAATCGATGGCGTCTCCATGATTGGGCTGTCTCCTACCAGTTATAACTCGGGTGATGATGAGGGATTCCTCTTGCATGAATTCAACGATTTTGTAATGCAAGAATTTGAGGTGAAAAGTAAAGAACTGGAAACCGCCCGAAATATCACGGTGCCTGAGAAGCCTGATACCACGGAAGAGATCGTGATGGAGCAAGAGATCGCAAGTCTCAGGGAGTTGGTTTTGTCCCTAAGGGAGAAGGAAAGGAGTCTTGAGCTTCGGTTGCTAGATTATCAAGGTGTGAAAGAGCAAGAAGCTGCTATGGGAGAGCTTGAGAATAGATTGAAGATTAGTGCAATGGAGGCTAAGTTGTACATTTTAAAGATAGACTCTCTGCAGGCTGACAATCAGAGGCTAAAATCTCAGCTTTCAGATTATTCAAGAGTAATTAGTGAACTTGATTGTTCAAGAGAGAAGATTAAacatttgaagaagaagatggaaTCGGATAGGGATGAGGCAAAAGACATAATAGCCTCTCTTCACCAGAGTATCAATTCATTGCAGCATAGGGAGCAAAAGGATGTGAAAACTGATGCAGAGATTAAAAGGAAGTTGAAGAGGTTGGAGGAGTTGGAAGATGAGTGCATAGAGCTCAGAACAATCAATTCAATGTTGGTAAATGAGAATTCATGTTTGTCAAGGGAGTTGGAAACTGCAAAAATGATTGTGTCTTCAGTTCATGAGGATGCAAAG ATGGAAGGGTTAGAGGAAGCCAACCACTTGAGGAAGGTGAATGACAAATTGATGGAGGACATCGAACAACTTCAAACTGATAGGTGTACTGATGTTGAGGAGCTGGTGTATCTTAGATGGGTAAATGCTTGCTTGAGATACGAGCTGAGGAACTACCAGCCACCTCTGGGAAAAACAGTCGCAAGAGATCTTAGCAAATGCTTGAGTCCCAAATCTGAAGAAAAGGCCAAACAACTCATACTGGAGTATGCCAATTTGGGTGCTGATGAGAAAAGTTTAAATCTTTTTGAAGTTGATTCAGAGTGTTCTTCTTCCTCACAAGCTTCTGCCGGAGAACCTGAAGATACACCAACCGATGCCTCATCGGCAATAACACATAGTAGTTCAAATAAACTAAAGTTGCTAAGCAAGCTTAAGAAGCTAGTGTTAGGAAGCGGAAACCGGGGAAAGAGAGCTTCAGCAGCAGATAGAACTCCAAGTTCTGTAAATTCTGATACAAGAGCATCTGCCTCTATCTGTTCTATTGATGATGCAATTGCTAGAGATTCATATGATAGCTCACCATCACGCATGATAGAGGATGTTGCTGCAGCAAATCTGTTGGCAGGAACGGAAGCACAAGCAGTCGAAGGGCAACGTAATAAAAATGTTTTCTCTCAAATCAATTCCAGGCACTCTTTGGACATCCAGAGGTTGCAGAGGCTTGATCTGGAAGAAGCAAGAGAGGAAGAAG AGATCTGTCGGGATGCTACTGCCTTCATATAA
- the LOC135614167 gene encoding protein CHUP1, chloroplastic-like isoform X1 has product MDVETGKAAGDGDRRSSRRMALVVRGKRDVKPVLVEIAIAFALSFAGFIASQLWRRPRLPIRPRCPQSSSPGGAEPESSGKNSGGCLQEELRILKSEEDLGEIIDGVSMIGLSPTSYNSGDDEGFLLHEFNDFVMQEFEVKSKELETARNITVPEKPDTTEEIVMEQEIASLRELVLSLREKERSLELRLLDYQGVKEQEAAMGELENRLKISAMEAKLYILKIDSLQADNQRLKSQLSDYSRVISELDCSREKIKHLKKKMESDRDEAKDIIASLHQSINSLQHREQKDVKTDAEIKRKLKRLEELEDECIELRTINSMLVNENSCLSRELETAKMIVSSVHEDAKMEGLEEANHLRKVNDKLMEDIEQLQTDRCTDVEELVYLRWVNACLRYELRNYQPPLGKTVARDLSKCLSPKSEEKAKQLILEYANLGADEKSLNLFEVDSECSSSSQASAGEPEDTPTDASSAITHSSSNKLKLLSKLKKLVLGSGNRGKRASAADRTPSSVNSDTRASASICSIDDAIARDSYDSSPSRMIEDVAAANLLAGTEAQAVEGQRNKNVFSQINSRHSLDIQRLQRLDLEEAREEEGILHRRNSGTCCRYKKISLLEDTLSNCSQNNMIGKEGTYIPEKADLKKFADALRSSRGISKLDGRSASSRY; this is encoded by the exons ATGGATGTGGAGACGGGTAAGGCGGCGGGGGATGGCGATCGGAGGAGTAGTCGGAGGATGGCGTTGGTGGTGAGAGGGAAGAGGGACGTGAAGCCTGTGCTCGTCGAGATCGCCATCGCCTTTGCTCTCTCCTTCGCCGGCTTCATCGCGTCCCAGCTCTGGCGCCGCCCCCGGCTTCCCATTCGTCCGCGATGCCCTCAATCCTCGTCCCCAG GTGGTGCAGAGCCGGAAAGTAGTGGGAAAAACAGTGGCGGTTGCCTCCAAGAGGAACTCCGCATCCTGAAGAGT GAAGAGGATTTGGGGGAGATAATCGATGGCGTCTCCATGATTGGGCTGTCTCCTACCAGTTATAACTCGGGTGATGATGAGGGATTCCTCTTGCATGAATTCAACGATTTTGTAATGCAAGAATTTGAGGTGAAAAGTAAAGAACTGGAAACCGCCCGAAATATCACGGTGCCTGAGAAGCCTGATACCACGGAAGAGATCGTGATGGAGCAAGAGATCGCAAGTCTCAGGGAGTTGGTTTTGTCCCTAAGGGAGAAGGAAAGGAGTCTTGAGCTTCGGTTGCTAGATTATCAAGGTGTGAAAGAGCAAGAAGCTGCTATGGGAGAGCTTGAGAATAGATTGAAGATTAGTGCAATGGAGGCTAAGTTGTACATTTTAAAGATAGACTCTCTGCAGGCTGACAATCAGAGGCTAAAATCTCAGCTTTCAGATTATTCAAGAGTAATTAGTGAACTTGATTGTTCAAGAGAGAAGATTAAacatttgaagaagaagatggaaTCGGATAGGGATGAGGCAAAAGACATAATAGCCTCTCTTCACCAGAGTATCAATTCATTGCAGCATAGGGAGCAAAAGGATGTGAAAACTGATGCAGAGATTAAAAGGAAGTTGAAGAGGTTGGAGGAGTTGGAAGATGAGTGCATAGAGCTCAGAACAATCAATTCAATGTTGGTAAATGAGAATTCATGTTTGTCAAGGGAGTTGGAAACTGCAAAAATGATTGTGTCTTCAGTTCATGAGGATGCAAAG ATGGAAGGGTTAGAGGAAGCCAACCACTTGAGGAAGGTGAATGACAAATTGATGGAGGACATCGAACAACTTCAAACTGATAGGTGTACTGATGTTGAGGAGCTGGTGTATCTTAGATGGGTAAATGCTTGCTTGAGATACGAGCTGAGGAACTACCAGCCACCTCTGGGAAAAACAGTCGCAAGAGATCTTAGCAAATGCTTGAGTCCCAAATCTGAAGAAAAGGCCAAACAACTCATACTGGAGTATGCCAATTTGGGTGCTGATGAGAAAAGTTTAAATCTTTTTGAAGTTGATTCAGAGTGTTCTTCTTCCTCACAAGCTTCTGCCGGAGAACCTGAAGATACACCAACCGATGCCTCATCGGCAATAACACATAGTAGTTCAAATAAACTAAAGTTGCTAAGCAAGCTTAAGAAGCTAGTGTTAGGAAGCGGAAACCGGGGAAAGAGAGCTTCAGCAGCAGATAGAACTCCAAGTTCTGTAAATTCTGATACAAGAGCATCTGCCTCTATCTGTTCTATTGATGATGCAATTGCTAGAGATTCATATGATAGCTCACCATCACGCATGATAGAGGATGTTGCTGCAGCAAATCTGTTGGCAGGAACGGAAGCACAAGCAGTCGAAGGGCAACGTAATAAAAATGTTTTCTCTCAAATCAATTCCAGGCACTCTTTGGACATCCAGAGGTTGCAGAGGCTTGATCTGGAAGAAGCAAGAGAGGAAGAAGGTATACTTCATAGGAGAAATTCTGGAACATGTTGTAGGTAtaagaaaatatcacttttagaGGATACATTGAGCAATTGCAGCCAGAATAATATGATTGGCAAAGAAGGTACTTATATTCCTGAGAAAGCTGACTTGAAAAAGTTTGCAGATGCTTTGCGAAGTTCAAGAGGGATATCCAAATTAGATGGGAGATCAGCATCTTCTAGATATTGA
- the LOC135614168 gene encoding 1-aminocyclopropane-1-carboxylate oxidase 1-like, which yields MEIPVINLGELEGEKRSKTMSLLHDACQKWGFFWLENHGIEDGVMEEVKQLVKQHYEESMRESFYESGLAQGLRRGTKASDVDWETSFFYRHRPDSNINDLPELVRDAMKQYVEQVVKLAEKLAELLSENLGLANTYLKKAFAEPFVGTKVAMYPKCSNPELVMGLRGHTDAGGIILLLQDDTVPGLEFLKDGEWVPVPPAQGHRIFVNLGDQVEVVSNGVYKSIRHRVLADGTGSRLSIATFYNPGADAIISPAAELVYPSRYRFQDYLDYYTKTKFSDKASRFQNMKQTLV from the exons ATGGAGATCCCGGTGATCAACCTTGGAGAGCTGGAGGGAGAGAAGAGAAGCAAAACCATGTCGCTCCTCCATGATGCGTGCCAGAAGTGGGGCTTCTTCTGG CTCGAGAACCATGGGATTGAGGATGGAGTGATGGAGGAGGTGAAGCAGCTGGTGAAGCAGCACTACGAGGAGAGCATGAGGGAGAGCTTCTACGAGTCGGGGCTGGCACAGGGACTGCGACGTGGAACTAAAGCCTCGGATGTGGACTGGGAGACCAGCTTCTTCTACCGCCATCGCCCGGATTCCAACATCAATGATCTCCCCGAACTGGTTCG TGACGCTATGAAGCAATACGTCGAACAGGTGGTGAAGCTAGCCGAGAAGCTCGCGGAGCTTCTGAGCGAGAATCTCGGGCTGGCGAACACCTACCTGAAGAAGGCATTCGCCGAGCCTTTCGTGGGGACGAAGGTGGCAATGTACCCCAAATGCTCCAACCCGGAGCTCGTCATGGGGCTCCGCGGCCACACCGACGCCGGTGGGATCATCCTGCTGCTGCAGGACGACACGGTCCCCGGCCTGGAGTTCCTCAAGGACGGCGAGTGGGTGCCGGTGCCGCCGGCGCAGGGTCACCGCATCTTCGTGAACCTCGGCGATCAGGTCGAGGTCGTGAGCAATGGCGTCTACAAGAGCATCAGGCACCGGGTGCTCGCTGACGGGACCGGAAGCCGGCTGTCGATCGCCACGTTCTACAACCCGGGGGCCGACGCCATCATTTCCCCGGCGGCCGAGCTGGTGTACCCGAGTCGCTACCGCTTCCAAGACTACCTGGATTACTACACCAAGACCAAGTtctcagacaaagcgtcgaggttTCAGAACATGAAGCAGACGCTCGTGTGA
- the LOC135614166 gene encoding beta-galactosidase-like, which produces MGVEHILVRRGRGLSPMLLLAVAAAVVWRFTPVDASVSYDRKAVIINGQRRILFSGSIHYPRSTPEMWPDLIQKAKDGGLDVIQTYVFWNGHEPSPGQYYFGGNYDLVRFVKLVKQAGLYVHLRIGPYVCAEWNFGGFPVWLKYVPGISFRTDNGPFKAAMAKFTEKIVSMMKSQGLFESQGGPIILSQIENEYGPLEEYYGGAAAKNYVSWAAQMAVGLKTGVPWVMCKQDDAPDPIINTCNGFYCDYFSPNKPYKPTMWTEAWTGWFTAFGSPVPHRPVEDLAFAVARFIQKGGSFVNYYMYHGGTNFGRTAGGPFISTSYDYDAPVDEYGLLRQPKWGHLRDLHKAIKMCEPALVSADPTVTKLGNYEQAHVFRSKSGSCAAFLSNYNPRSYATVTFNRMKYDIPPWSISILPDCKTTVFNTARVEAPTLQIKMTLLGRFSWKSFSEETNTLDDNSFTKDGLVEQISMTRDQTDYLWYTTSVDIGPNEPFLKNGPHPVLTVMSAGHSMHIFINGKRAGTVYGGLDNPKLTYKGKAKLWAGSNQISILSVAVGLPNVGSHFETWNAGVLGPVTLHGLNEGRRDLTSQKWTYQVGLKGESLNLHMLSGVSSVEWGGASSKQALTWYKAFFNAPSGNEPLALDMSSMGKGQIWINGQSIGRYWPAYKAYGTCASCDYRGTYNEKKCQTNCGESSQKWYHVPRSWLNPTGNLLVVFEEWGGDPSGISLVKRRAL; this is translated from the exons ATGGGCGTCGAGCATATACTGGTTAGACGCGGCCGAGGGCTGTCGCCGATGCTGCTACTGGCGGTCGCTGCAGCGGTGGTGTGGCGCTTCACTCCGGTCGATGCCTCCGTTTCTTACGACCGCAAGGCCGTGATCATCAATGGGCAGCGGAGGATCCTCTTCTCTGGTTCCATTCACTACCCCAGGAGCACTCCGGAG ATGTGGCCAGATCTTATCCAGAAGGCTAAAGATGGCGGCTTGGATGTAATCCAGACCTATGTATTCTGGAACGGACACGAGCCTTCCCCTGGCCAG TATTATTTTGGAGGAAATTATGACCTGGTTCGCTTCGTCAAGCTGGTGAAGCAGGCCGGCCTCTACGTTCATCTCCGAATTGGTCCTTATGTTTGTGCCGAATGGAACTTTGG GGGGTTTCCTGTCTGGTTAAAATATGTTCCTGGTATCAGTTTCAGGACTGATAATGGTCCTTTCAAG GCAGCAATGGCAAAATTCACAGAGAAGATTGTCTCCATGATGAAGTCTCAAGGACTATTTGAATCTCAGGGTGGCCCCATCATCCTCTCTCAG ATTGAAAATGAATATGGTCCACTGGAGGAGTATTATGGTGGTGCCGCAGCCAAGAATTATGTAAGTTGGGCTGCTCAAATGGCAGTTGGCCTCAAGACTGGTGTGCCATGGGTCATGTGCAAACAAGATGATGCACCCGATCCAATT ATAAACACCTGTAATGGATTCTACTGTGATTATTTCTCACCAAACAAGCCCTATAAACCTACCATGTGGACAGAAGCTTGGACTGGCTG GTTCACTGCATTTGGGAGTCCGGTTCCTCACCGGCCTGTTGAGGACTTGGCTTTTGCTGTTGCACGGTTTATACAGAAAGGTGGCTCCTTTGTTAACTATTATATG TATCATGGAGGAACAAACTTTGGTAGGACAGCTGGTGGCCCCTTCATTTCAACAAGCTATGACTATGATGCCCCAGTTGATGAATATG GTCTCTTGAGGCAGCCAAAATGGGGCCATCTGAGAGACCTGCATAAGGCGATCAAAATGTGTGAACCCGCTCTTGTGTCAGCAGATCCCACTGTGACAAAACTTGGAAATTATGAGCAG GCACATGTCTTCAGATCAAAGTCGGGCTCTTGTGCTGCATTCCTTTCTAATTACAACCCAAGATCATATGCAACAGTTACTTTCAACAGAATGAAATATGATATTCCACCTTGGTCCATCAGTATCCTTCCTGACTGCAAAACCACAGTATTCAACACTGCAAGG GTTGAAGCTCCAACATTGCAGATAAAAATGACATTGCTTGGTAGGTTTTCTTGGAAGTCCTTCAGCGAAGAGACCAACACACTGGATGATAACTCATTCACGAAAGATGGGCTAGTGGAGCAGATAAGCATGACAAGGGACCAGACAGACTACTTGTGGTACACTACATC TGTTGATATAGGGCCAAATGAACCATTTCTAAAGAATGGTCCACACCCTGTTCTGACTGTAATGTCGGCAGGTCATTCTATGCATATTTTCATCAACGGAAAGCGAGCTG GGACTGTTTATGGTGGTTTAGACAATCCAAAACTGACATATAAAGGAAAGGCAAAGTTGTGGGCAGGAAGCAACCAAATCTCCATTTTAAGTGTAGCTGTTGGTCTACCT AATGTTGGTAGTCATTTTGAGACATGGAATGCTGGAGTTCTTGGTCCAGTGACCTTGCATggccttaatgaaggaagaagagACCTTACCTCACAGAAATGGACTTACCAG GTTGGCTTGAAAGGTGAATCTTTGAATCTTCATATGCTTAGTGGTGTTTCTTCAGTTGAGTGGGGCGGTGCATCTTCGAAACAGGCCTTGACTTGGTACAAG GCTTTCTTTAATGCTCCAAGCGGCAATGAGCCATTGGCTTTAGATATGAGTAGCATGGGCAAAGGTCAGATATGGATTAATGGACAAAGCATTGGCCGGTACTGGCCTGCCTACAAAGCATATGGTACTTGTGCCAGTTGCGATTACCGTGGAACATACAATGAGAAAAAATGCCAAACAAATTGTGGGGAGTCTTCTCAAAAATG GTACCATGTTCCTCGTTCCTGGCTTAACCCAACTGGAAACCTTCTGGTCGTGTTTGAAGAGTGGGGTGGTGATCCATCAGGCATATCTTTGGTAAAAAGAAGAGCACTATGA